From the Jilunia laotingensis genome, the window GTAAAGTGATCGAAGAGGGATATGTATTGGCGTTGAATAAAGACAACAAAGTGAGCCAGTTGAGTCCCGTTCAGATAAAGGAGGTCTTCGATGAAGAGATAACGAATTGGGATGAGCTGGGAGGCGAAAATCTTCCTATCCGGGTTTTTCGGTTGGAAGATGTCACGAAGTATTTTACCGATGAAGAATTGGGAGATTCATATCAACATGCCGGGGCACTCATCACGAAATTGGTAGAAGAGACATCGGGGATCGTTGCTTTCGTACCCCGGCAATTTATTGTCGATCCCGGGCGTGTGAACTATATCAAGGATAATTCAATTTCCCTGAAAGATGTATTTGCGGGGGCTGAGTGGTTTCCTACAGCGACCCCGGCTCCTTTATTCGGCTTTTTACCTTTAATTACCGGTACACTGTGGGTCAGTCTTTTCGCTATCCTGATAGCTCTTCCTTTCGGACTTTCCGTTGCCATATACATGTCGGAAGTGGCTAAGCCGGGCATACGTAACTGGCTCAAACCCGTTATAGAGTTGCTGAGTGGCATTCCCTCCGTGGTTTATGGCTTTTTCGGGTTGATTGTTATTGTTCCGCTTATCCAGAAAGTTTTTGATTTGCCGGTAGGGGAGAGTGGGCTTACAGGAAGTATTGTTCTGGCAATAATGGCACTTCCTACTATCATTACCGTTACGGAAGATGCCATGCGGAACTGTCCCCGCGCCATGCGCGAAGCCAGCCTCGCATTAGGTGCTTCACAATGGCAGACGATCTATAAGGTAGTAATACCGTTTTCTATTTCCGGGATAACCTCAGGAGTTGTCTTAGGAATTGGACGCGCCATCGGTGAAACGATGGCGGTATTGATGGTGACGGGAAATGCTGCCGTCATACCTACTACTATTCTCGAACCGCTTCGTACTATTCCCGCCACTATTGCTGCCGAACTGGGTGAAGCTCCTGCCGGTGGTCCTCATTACCAAGCTTTGTTCCTCTTGGGGGTAGTCCTGTTTTTCATTACATTAATTATAAACTTTAGCGTGGAGTATATCTCCTCTAAAGGAGTCAAACGTAACAGATAATTATGGAAATAACAAGTAATAATAAGGCCAAACGCCGTTCTCAATCCATTGCTTTCG encodes:
- the pstC gene encoding phosphate ABC transporter permease subunit PstC — translated: MKKIFEKIIEGLLTCSGFITSITILLIILFLFTEAFGLFHSKVIEEGYVLALNKDNKVSQLSPVQIKEVFDEEITNWDELGGENLPIRVFRLEDVTKYFTDEELGDSYQHAGALITKLVEETSGIVAFVPRQFIVDPGRVNYIKDNSISLKDVFAGAEWFPTATPAPLFGFLPLITGTLWVSLFAILIALPFGLSVAIYMSEVAKPGIRNWLKPVIELLSGIPSVVYGFFGLIVIVPLIQKVFDLPVGESGLTGSIVLAIMALPTIITVTEDAMRNCPRAMREASLALGASQWQTIYKVVIPFSISGITSGVVLGIGRAIGETMAVLMVTGNAAVIPTTILEPLRTIPATIAAELGEAPAGGPHYQALFLLGVVLFFITLIINFSVEYISSKGVKRNR